ATTAAAAGTTCAAGCTCTTGCTTCAATTAATGAAATTCAAGGATCATATACTATTGGTTGTCATCCTTCAGTTGGTTTATTTACACTTTCAGAATTTCTACCAACTCTTCTTTTGAATCATCAGCAACTTGAAATAAATCTCCAACATTCATTATCAAGAAAAATTGTGGATGGGGTAATTAGTTCAAATATTGATATTGGAATCGCTGTAAATCCGATTTATCATCCAGATCTCATAATCCATAAAATTTGTGATGACGAAGTGACTTTTTGGAGTTCAAATCTAAATAAAGATTTGCAAAAAATTAAAAATGATGAATGTATATTGCTTTGTGATCCTGATCTCATACAGGTGCAAAGTGTTTTAAAAGTTGCTTATAAAAAAGGAATTAAATTTAAGCGAATAATTTCATCAAGTAGTTTAGAAGTGATAGCTTCGCTTGTTAGCAAAGAATGTGGCATAGGAGTTTTACCAACAAAAGTAGCTAATTTGGTAGAAAGTAGAAAATTATATAAGATGGAAAATTTTCCATCTTTTCATGATGAAATTTGTTTACTTTATCGTGTAGAAAATAGAAGTATCAAGGCAATTCAAGCTATTTCTAAAGCAATAATAAACGCATTAAAACAAAAAGATTAATTGCAAGTAAATCCTTTGTTAATTTTATCAATAGAACAATTTACTTCGTCAATAAATTTTAATGCTCTAATTTCACCTAGTACCAAAAGAGATATGTTACTTTTGTTCACTTCTATGTGTTGAGCGGCTGAAGAACAAAATAAGATGGACATATCTCTATTAAAAGTGATTTCTATATTATAATCTTGCCAATCATCCATTTTTTCTTTAGTAGTAAATTTATAAATAGTTTTATTTGCTGCATTGACTGCATATATTTGCCATTCATCAATTTCACTAAATATTGAGTGATAAGTATTTTGATAAATTTCAGGGCACTTATAAAACTTTGCTAAAATTGGACTTGTAAAAATAAGCAACAGCCCGCAGAGCATATATTTAATATGCATAATTTCTCCTAAGTAGGTAAAGTTTTATTAATCATTTAAAATAATCTTAGAATTATCTAACTGCACGAATTATTTAAAATTTAATTGATATTTAATGATTTTATAGATTTAGTCAACAGGTTGTTAATAAAATTTATTTTTTGTTGAATTAGGAAAAAAATACTGTTTACAGTTAATAAAATTCAAATTAATTTAAGATTATATATTAAACATATTATAAAGGAAGGGTTATGCCTAGAGTCATCGGAGACATTCATGATGATGCTATTTCATCTAGTGAAGAAAAAATTCTTTTAACACATGAAGAAAGTGTTGAAGCATTAAAACTTGTTAATAGTTTCTGTATTGAAAAATATAATTATGCTCTTAGACAATCAACAGATTTTTTTAATACAAATGGAAATGCTTTAAAAAAAAATATTTTCACAAATTTTAAATATAATCATCGAAAAGATGACTCTCTTTATTGGTACCTTAAAATGCTAGCATACAATAAAGTTGTCGATTTAGTAGAAGCAAATTTTAATTTACTAGAAAGAGGTATAAGTAATTTGTTTTATCAAATTCCTTCTCAAACTCGTAATGCTTTAGATCCCTACAACTTTATGATTTGTGCAATGAATACAGGAGATGTAAAAAAATATTTTATGCAAAGATTTGATCAAATTACAACTCCTTTACAATATTATCAAGATTTTAGGGGAACTTGGAATAGAAGATCTAATACGCTAAATTATAGTTTCCAAAATACTTATGAGAATTTTTCAAAAATTGAAGGTTCTATAACCAATCCTACAAGAAAAATTACACATACCTGTGAAATTATTTATGATCTTTCAAATAATTTTGTGGCTGAAAAATTAGGTATATTTCTATCAGTTTTTGGTTTATTTAATCTCTCACCATTTCGTCGAAGAACAAATGCGGCCATGAATCACTTATTTCCAAAATCAACTTATTATGGAAGTTTTGCTCAAAGTTTTCCAGTTAAATTCCTGATAACAAAAAGAATGGCTAAATTATATGGTAATCCTGTTTTGTCCTTAGTAGTTGGAACCTATTTAATAGGTATGCATGTTGGTCAACATTTAAAGGATTCTTATGAACTCAAGCAAAAAAATCCTAATTTACATTCAAGACTTCAACAGGTAAATAGAGATTTAACAAATTCTTCTTTTCATAATAGTTTTGATGAATCTGCTCAAAAGACAGCACAAAAAAAATAAAAAAATTATTTTTCTTAGCAGAGATATAATTAAATTAATTTTTAATATTTAATTATATTCATTAATTTTATCTAATTGTTTTTTATGATAATTTATTATCTAAAAATTTATCTAATAATTATATACTTGTTTTAACAAATTTAAATAAAAAATATTTGATTTAATGTAGAAATTTAATTATAAAAAATTGAAGAATAAAATTTAATCTAAGAGGTTAATAAAATGAAAAAAATAATTTTGTTTTTAACTTTAATACAAATACATGGTAATATTTTTTCTGCAAACATGCTTCAATTGAGTAAAGATCCATTAGCGATGAAAGAGTTTCAGATTGATTCAAGTAAAAATGAAATAACATACTCACTTATAGAGGGTGATATTCTTGTCAAAAAAAGCAATAATGGTACTAAGGAAAGTTCAAGCGCTCCATACAATTATTCTAAATATTACTGGAATAATGGTACAATATATTATTCATTTATTCCTTTTTCTTCTAGAAATAAATACATTCATAAAAAAAGTTTCACTTACTTTGAAAAATCTATAATTCGATTTGCAATGAATGAAATTGAAAAAGTAGCAAATGTAAAATTTATAGAAGTACATGATAAATTGCAATATAATTATCTTGAAATTATAAATGATGATGGTTGTTATTCAGGAATTGGTGCAGATTATCCGCAAACAGTTTCTTTAGGAAATGGTTGTATTTATTCTGAAATTATTCAACATGAACTTATGCACTCTCTTGGATTTTTGCATGAACAAAGTCGAGCAGATAGAGACTATTATGTAAAAATTATCAAAGAAAATATTCAGCCTGGTAAGGAAAATAATTTTGATATTGGCCATCACTCTACATTACAATTTGGATCATATGATTATTATTCAATTATGCATTATGCATTAAATGCTTTTAGTAAAGATCCTAGAAAATTTACAATAGTTCCTTTATATCAAGGACTATATTGGGATTATATTGGAAATGTAAAATATCTAAGCCCACTAGATAAAGAAGCACTTCAGAAAGCTTATGGAAAAGCTCATCAGAAATAGATTAATTTTTTGAGTGTAATTTATTATCGTAAAGAAAAAAGTGATAACCTATAAAAGAAATGAAGCCGCATGTAAATATAGTACTCATTAATGGTAAAACTGTATTATTATGAAAAAAGCTAACAATAGCTGAACTTATAAAAGCAATACTCCACTGAAAACATCCATAAAAAGCAGAAGCAGATCCGGCTTTACTTTCTTGATTGCTTAAAACTATAGAAATAGAATTAGGGCTTATAAAATTTAAAGTTGCAATAAAAATAAAAAGTGAAATAAATATAGCAGATAAAATTGGAATAAAACTAGTTATTAGCAGTACAAATGAGGCAAGAAAAGCAATCTTAATACTTTTACGGCATATTACTTCAGGAGTCATAAAATTTAATAATCTCTTATTAATTTGAGCGGCTATAAGTAATCCTAATCCATTAATACCAAAAAATATTCCATACTCTTTAGGAGATAAATGAAATATTTGAATAAAGACAAAGGGAGATCCTGCAATATAGGCAAACATTCCAGCTCTAATAGAAACATCAGGAATTAAATATGCAATAAATGTTCTATTTTTTAAAAAATATAAATAATTTATCATAATTGTTGAAAAATTAAGATTTCTATTAATATTTTTATTTGTTTCTGGTAAAAAAAGGATAATTAGTGAGATGCTAATAAGATTTGCAAAAGATAAGAAATAAAAAATCGCTCTCCAGCCAAAGTATTGATTAATAATTGCACCAATGGAAGGCGCTATTATAGGAGCAATTCCCATGACAATTGCCATATTTGATAAAAAAATAGCAACTTGTTTTTTTTCAAACAGATCTCTCACAATTGCTCTACTTATAACCATACTTGCACAGCCACCAAAAGCTTGAATCAATCTAAAAAGGAGAAAGAAATAAATATTATTGGCTGTAGCGCAGCCAATAGTTGCAAAAAAATAAAGTACCATTCCAGCTATAAGAGGTTTTTTTCTGCCAAATTTATCTGATAATGGACCATAGACAAGTTGTCCTAAAGCCATGCCAATAAAAAATAAAGAAACAGATAGTTCGACAAGTGGCATTGATGTTTTTAAATCTTTTTGGATATTTAAAAACGCTGGCAAATACATATCTATTGTTAATGGATCAAATGCTGTCAAACCGCCTAATAAAATGACAAACCAATTTTTTTTATCACTATTTAAAAGCAAACTAGATTTCATAAGATATTCCTAATTCTGTATATGAAATCTAGTTGAAATTTTTTCGGAAGGCAATGAGGAAATAGTTATTTGAAAATTTATTTTAACTTATAAAAAATCTCTTTCCCTGCAAAATTCATTTACTATTCTTCAATAAGCGAACAACATAATTAAATTGCTGCTCAAAAATATTAGTATCTTGAAGTATTCTTGATTGAATTAACGAACCTTGGAGTAAACTTAAAGCAGTTTGTGCTGTGATATAAGCTTGAGTTTCATTTTGCCCATATTCTTTTGCTAAAGTAAAAAAAATATTTGTTAAG
This is a stretch of genomic DNA from Pigmentibacter ruber. It encodes these proteins:
- a CDS encoding M12 family metallopeptidase; the protein is MKKIILFLTLIQIHGNIFSANMLQLSKDPLAMKEFQIDSSKNEITYSLIEGDILVKKSNNGTKESSSAPYNYSKYYWNNGTIYYSFIPFSSRNKYIHKKSFTYFEKSIIRFAMNEIEKVANVKFIEVHDKLQYNYLEIINDDGCYSGIGADYPQTVSLGNGCIYSEIIQHELMHSLGFLHEQSRADRDYYVKIIKENIQPGKENNFDIGHHSTLQFGSYDYYSIMHYALNAFSKDPRKFTIVPLYQGLYWDYIGNVKYLSPLDKEALQKAYGKAHQK
- a CDS encoding LysR family transcriptional regulator, with product MIASPSDLHYFIEVANVLNISKAAKRAGVSQPSLTQAMKRLEESIGTSLLIRNKSGVMLTQAGRQLLAQSKFLIKSWEQLKVQALASINEIQGSYTIGCHPSVGLFTLSEFLPTLLLNHQQLEINLQHSLSRKIVDGVISSNIDIGIAVNPIYHPDLIIHKICDDEVTFWSSNLNKDLQKIKNDECILLCDPDLIQVQSVLKVAYKKGIKFKRIISSSSLEVIASLVSKECGIGVLPTKVANLVESRKLYKMENFPSFHDEICLLYRVENRSIKAIQAISKAIINALKQKD
- a CDS encoding multidrug effflux MFS transporter, with the translated sequence MKSSLLLNSDKKNWFVILLGGLTAFDPLTIDMYLPAFLNIQKDLKTSMPLVELSVSLFFIGMALGQLVYGPLSDKFGRKKPLIAGMVLYFFATIGCATANNIYFFLLFRLIQAFGGCASMVISRAIVRDLFEKKQVAIFLSNMAIVMGIAPIIAPSIGAIINQYFGWRAIFYFLSFANLISISLIILFLPETNKNINRNLNFSTIMINYLYFLKNRTFIAYLIPDVSIRAGMFAYIAGSPFVFIQIFHLSPKEYGIFFGINGLGLLIAAQINKRLLNFMTPEVICRKSIKIAFLASFVLLITSFIPILSAIFISLFIFIATLNFISPNSISIVLSNQESKAGSASAFYGCFQWSIAFISSAIVSFFHNNTVLPLMSTIFTCGFISFIGYHFFLYDNKLHSKN